One genomic region from Spirosoma sp. KCTC 42546 encodes:
- the mfd gene encoding transcription-repair coupling factor has translation MKPDELLGLYAEDSFIKLLTEPFSRKVSTSDPQRLQIKGLAGSLDAVLASSIFKSVGGNHLYILTDRDEAAYFFNDLQNLLSQEVLLFPMSFKKPYQYEEVENANILMRAEVLNKLNPAPKDGLLMVTYPEALSEKVINKRSLQANTLTIRVGEKLDTHFVAELLQTYEFEKTDFVYEAGQFSVRGGIIDVFSFASEFPFRIDLFDDEVESIRKFNPETQLSTDSVAFINIIPNIQTKLVEETREPFFSFLPEATTIWAKDIEFTLEIIEKCYEKAEQSFESVVAGSGGIQVVSDPGSLFETRRSFLNELKRYRTVEFGRKFYFKTEGKQQYNSKPQPSFNKDFKRLVDTLGDNQSKGFTNIISAESFKQLDRLRTIFEELDPFVKFQPINIGLREGFVDEALKIACYTDHQIFDRYYKYRVQDKFSKSKALTLRELKTLQPGDYVTHIDYGIGRFAGLEKVDHAGNEQEAIRLIYRDNDILLVSIHSLHKIAKYSGREGGPPTMSKLGSQEWEQKKSRIRKQVKDIARELIALYAKRRTAPGYAYSRDSFLQVELESSFIYEDTPDQAKATNDVKDDMERPHPMDRLVCGDVGFGKTEIAIRAAFKAVTDNKQVAVLVPTTILAMQHFKTFSERMADFPVKIEYINRFRSAAQTKEILKGVASGEIGILIGTHRIVNKDIKFKDLGLLVIDEEQKFGVKTKDRLKEMRVEVDVLTLTATPIPRTLHFSLMGARDLSVIATPPPNRQPVTTEVHPYNEATIRDAVSYEIRRGGQVFFVHNRVNDIESIGNLIMRLVPEARVGVAHGQMEGDRLERIMTRFIEGDYDVLISTNIIESGLDIPNANTILINNAHYFGLSDLHQMRGRVGRSNRKAFCYLLTPPPSVMTADARKRLQTLEDFSDLGEGFKIAMRDLDIRGAGNLLGAEQSGFVNDLGFEMYHKVLDEAVQELRENEFKELFETKPGDLKLTLPDTVIETDLQVVIPERYVSNISERLALYTRLDSLQNNEELQAFRQEVLDRFGPMPEEVENLIKMVNVRWKAEQLYLEKLTLKNNILKGYFVSNGNDDFFKSDQFGKVIEYLKRNPTKCSLKESKGRPIITHVNVYSVEQLDEILGALTN, from the coding sequence TTGAAACCAGATGAATTGCTCGGCCTATATGCCGAAGATAGTTTTATAAAATTACTGACTGAGCCTTTCAGTCGGAAAGTATCTACAAGCGATCCTCAACGACTACAGATTAAAGGTTTAGCTGGGAGTCTTGATGCTGTGTTGGCTTCTTCCATATTTAAATCGGTCGGTGGAAATCACCTTTATATTCTGACCGACCGCGATGAGGCAGCTTACTTCTTCAATGACTTGCAAAATCTGCTTAGCCAGGAAGTATTACTATTTCCAATGTCCTTTAAAAAGCCCTATCAATATGAAGAAGTAGAAAATGCAAACATATTGATGCGGGCAGAGGTGCTGAATAAACTTAACCCAGCTCCAAAAGATGGTTTATTAATGGTAACCTACCCCGAAGCATTATCGGAGAAGGTCATTAATAAACGATCCTTACAGGCCAATACACTGACCATACGGGTAGGAGAGAAGTTAGATACCCATTTCGTAGCAGAACTACTTCAAACCTATGAATTTGAGAAAACAGATTTCGTTTACGAAGCTGGTCAGTTTTCTGTTCGAGGGGGAATCATCGACGTTTTCTCATTTGCCAGTGAGTTTCCATTTCGGATTGATTTGTTTGATGACGAAGTTGAGAGTATTCGCAAATTCAATCCCGAAACCCAGTTATCAACAGACTCGGTAGCGTTTATTAACATTATTCCGAACATTCAGACAAAACTCGTTGAGGAAACCCGCGAACCATTTTTCAGCTTTCTACCTGAAGCAACAACTATCTGGGCAAAAGACATTGAGTTTACACTAGAAATCATCGAGAAGTGTTACGAGAAAGCAGAACAAAGCTTCGAATCAGTGGTCGCTGGCAGTGGAGGAATCCAAGTGGTTTCAGATCCCGGAAGTTTGTTCGAAACCCGACGATCATTTCTGAATGAACTAAAGCGGTATAGAACAGTTGAGTTCGGACGTAAGTTTTACTTCAAAACAGAAGGCAAACAGCAGTATAATTCAAAGCCTCAACCGTCGTTTAACAAAGATTTCAAACGGCTGGTTGATACACTAGGGGATAATCAATCGAAAGGATTTACCAACATTATCTCGGCTGAATCCTTTAAGCAACTGGACCGGCTTCGAACAATTTTTGAGGAACTTGACCCATTTGTGAAGTTTCAGCCGATAAATATCGGTTTACGGGAAGGCTTCGTGGATGAAGCATTAAAAATAGCCTGTTATACTGATCACCAGATTTTTGATCGCTACTATAAATATCGTGTTCAGGACAAGTTTTCGAAATCGAAAGCACTTACACTGCGTGAACTAAAAACACTACAGCCTGGCGATTATGTTACGCACATAGATTACGGTATTGGCCGGTTTGCAGGTTTAGAAAAAGTAGACCATGCGGGAAATGAACAAGAAGCAATCAGGCTCATTTATCGCGATAATGATATTCTGTTAGTTAGTATTCACAGCTTACATAAGATTGCTAAATACAGTGGTAGGGAAGGCGGGCCACCCACCATGAGCAAGCTTGGTTCTCAGGAATGGGAGCAGAAAAAATCCCGGATTCGCAAGCAGGTAAAGGATATTGCCCGTGAATTGATTGCGCTGTATGCCAAGCGTAGAACAGCACCAGGATATGCGTACAGTCGCGATAGTTTCCTTCAGGTCGAGCTAGAGTCGTCATTTATTTATGAGGATACACCAGATCAGGCCAAAGCAACCAATGATGTAAAGGATGATATGGAAAGGCCTCACCCGATGGACCGGCTGGTGTGTGGAGATGTAGGTTTCGGTAAAACGGAGATTGCTATTCGGGCGGCCTTTAAGGCAGTGACGGACAATAAGCAGGTTGCCGTGCTGGTACCAACAACAATCCTGGCCATGCAGCATTTCAAGACGTTTAGCGAGCGCATGGCCGATTTCCCTGTCAAGATTGAATACATCAACCGATTTCGGTCTGCGGCTCAAACGAAAGAAATTCTAAAAGGTGTAGCCTCAGGTGAAATCGGTATTTTGATCGGTACTCACCGAATAGTTAATAAAGACATAAAATTCAAAGATTTAGGACTTCTTGTGATAGATGAGGAGCAGAAGTTTGGCGTAAAAACCAAAGACAGACTCAAGGAAATGCGTGTGGAGGTCGACGTATTAACACTTACAGCTACGCCAATTCCCCGAACACTACATTTCTCACTGATGGGTGCTCGTGACCTCTCCGTAATCGCAACGCCCCCACCCAATCGGCAACCCGTCACGACAGAAGTTCATCCCTACAACGAAGCAACGATTCGGGATGCGGTGAGCTATGAAATCAGACGAGGTGGTCAGGTATTTTTCGTTCATAACCGAGTGAATGATATCGAATCTATTGGTAATCTAATCATGCGACTTGTACCAGAGGCCCGAGTTGGTGTAGCCCATGGACAAATGGAAGGGGATAGATTAGAGCGAATTATGACTCGATTTATCGAGGGTGATTATGATGTCTTGATCTCTACAAATATCATCGAATCAGGACTTGATATTCCAAATGCGAACACGATTCTAATTAACAATGCCCACTATTTCGGGCTTTCTGATCTTCATCAGATGCGGGGTCGCGTGGGTCGTTCGAACCGGAAAGCATTTTGTTATTTATTGACGCCCCCCCCTTCAGTCATGACGGCCGATGCCCGCAAACGTCTACAAACACTAGAGGACTTTTCTGACTTAGGCGAAGGTTTTAAGATCGCGATGCGTGATCTTGATATTCGAGGTGCTGGAAATTTACTAGGTGCAGAACAGAGTGGGTTTGTTAATGACCTTGGCTTTGAAATGTACCATAAAGTGCTTGACGAAGCAGTCCAGGAATTACGCGAAAATGAATTTAAAGAACTATTTGAGACAAAACCTGGTGACCTAAAACTAACATTACCTGATACTGTTATCGAGACTGATTTGCAGGTTGTTATCCCAGAACGATACGTCTCAAATATATCGGAACGACTAGCGTTATATACACGCCTGGATAGTCTTCAGAATAACGAAGAGCTACAGGCATTCAGACAGGAAGTGCTCGATCGTTTCGGACCGATGCCCGAAGAAGTCGAAAACCTGATAAAAATGGTCAACGTTCGCTGGAAAGCCGAACAGTTATACCTTGAAAAACTGACGCTTAAGAATAATATCCTGAAAGGATACTTCGTTTCTAACGGGAACGACGACTTCTTTAAATCCGATCAATTTGGCAAGGTAATTGAGTACCTCAAGCGAAACCCAACCAAATGTTCGTTGAAAGAATCGAAGGGACGACCAATTATCACCCATGTCAATGTGTATTCCGTTGAGCAATTGGATGAAATATTGGGCGCATTGACGAATTAA
- a CDS encoding barstar family protein — translation MTPNILICQSERELEAHFANDFIAHIDGKHTQTLRQFYEDIADLLEIPNFGFTLEALNDSLNDLQWLEDDRIILYFTNTNELVGKERDPAKMGSILSVLDATAEDWKWVDEEEEIDKKEIILVFEDSTRIRKLLENETIEYSLLSALK, via the coding sequence ATGACGCCCAACATTCTAATCTGCCAGTCGGAGCGCGAACTTGAAGCTCATTTTGCCAATGATTTCATTGCTCATATCGATGGTAAGCATACACAAACATTGCGCCAGTTTTATGAAGACATTGCCGACTTACTTGAAATCCCAAACTTTGGTTTTACACTGGAAGCGCTGAACGATTCACTTAATGACTTACAGTGGCTTGAAGATGATAGGATCATACTCTATTTTACAAATACAAATGAGCTAGTTGGCAAGGAACGGGATCCAGCTAAAATGGGAAGTATATTAAGTGTTTTGGATGCAACGGCTGAGGATTGGAAATGGGTCGATGAAGAAGAGGAGATCGATAAGAAAGAGATTATCCTGGTATTTGAAGATAGCACACGTATTCGGAAATTATTAGAGAATGAAACCATTGAGTATTCGCTATTATCAGCTTTAAAATAA
- a CDS encoding muconolactone Delta-isomerase family protein yields the protein MSQYMVEFDLPAVMDEGFENRIPAQRLKVEELMEKGFLLSYSLSVDRQKLWCIFKADSELEVMESISEFPLIKYMTPLITELMFHNMVAARIPLFSLN from the coding sequence ATGAGCCAATACATGGTTGAATTTGACCTTCCAGCTGTAATGGATGAAGGTTTCGAGAACCGGATCCCAGCCCAACGGCTCAAAGTGGAGGAATTAATGGAAAAGGGGTTTTTGTTATCTTATTCTCTTTCGGTCGATCGTCAGAAACTCTGGTGCATCTTCAAAGCCGATTCGGAGTTGGAAGTAATGGAGTCGATTTCGGAATTTCCCCTCATCAAATATATGACACCATTGATTACTGAGTTGATGTTTCATAATATGGTGGCCGCTCGAATTCCTCTCTTTTCATTGAACTGA
- a CDS encoding alpha/beta hydrolase, whose translation MIHNPNNIRTAGKPLEEASKVMIMVHGRGGSASDILSLSKYIEDKEFAFIAPEAEGNTWYPYSFLRPLNENEPYLSSALEVLASLRARLQSDFNFKLPQIYWLGFSQGACLTLEFVARNAVEYGGVFGLSGGLIGPPDLVRNYEGSLDNTPIFMGCSDRDPHIPKERVLESESIFRTMGANVTAKLYPNFPHSINEDELNVVNLLIAGAQ comes from the coding sequence ATGATACATAACCCTAACAATATTCGCACAGCTGGAAAGCCTTTGGAAGAAGCCTCCAAAGTAATGATAATGGTTCATGGACGGGGAGGATCGGCTAGCGATATTCTTTCCTTATCGAAATACATTGAGGATAAAGAGTTCGCCTTTATTGCCCCTGAAGCCGAAGGAAATACGTGGTATCCCTATTCGTTTCTCCGGCCACTTAACGAGAACGAACCTTATTTGTCTTCGGCATTAGAAGTTCTGGCAAGTCTGCGCGCCAGGCTACAATCTGATTTTAATTTCAAATTACCTCAGATTTATTGGTTGGGTTTCTCTCAAGGTGCGTGTTTAACGCTTGAGTTCGTTGCCCGAAATGCAGTTGAGTATGGTGGCGTATTTGGCTTAAGCGGTGGACTCATTGGCCCACCTGATTTAGTTCGTAATTACGAAGGCTCTTTGGACAATACACCAATTTTTATGGGATGCAGTGATCGCGATCCGCACATTCCCAAAGAACGCGTCTTAGAATCAGAAAGCATATTTCGAACAATGGGTGCGAACGTGACTGCGAAATTGTATCCAAATTTTCCGCATTCGATTAACGAAGATGAGCTAAACGTTGTTAATTTGCTGATAGCCGGAGCCCAATAA
- a CDS encoding ring-cleaving dioxygenase has protein sequence METLINGLHHVTTLAGDTQRNVDYYTDILGLRLVKKTVNFDAPDVYHLYYGNETGDPGTILTFFPYGGIPRGRKGVGQLTYTAFSVPTASLRFWMDRLHERNIPYAGPYKRFSETFVRFEDFDGMGIELVFTDDDRRTGWDNNRIPAEFAVRGFHTVTLNEVNPDKTIKLLTDIMQHTLVGEEEGRFRFKAGKGGSGNFVDVLYSPKDVHALQGAGSVHHVAFSTDTDETQLVIQQQLAESGYHVTPVQDRNYFNSIYFREPGGILFEVATNPPGFAVDEPVSELGTALKLPPQYESRRTKIEAELPAIELK, from the coding sequence ATGGAAACCCTCATCAATGGCCTTCATCACGTTACAACTCTGGCAGGCGATACCCAACGTAATGTTGATTATTATACCGATATTCTAGGTCTTCGATTAGTAAAGAAAACGGTCAACTTCGATGCGCCGGATGTCTATCACTTATACTATGGTAATGAAACCGGAGATCCTGGTACGATCCTCACATTCTTTCCATATGGTGGTATACCACGTGGACGGAAAGGTGTTGGTCAGTTAACCTATACAGCGTTTTCTGTTCCAACAGCGTCGCTCCGTTTCTGGATGGATCGGTTGCATGAACGAAACATTCCATATGCTGGTCCATACAAACGCTTCTCAGAAACATTTGTACGGTTCGAAGATTTTGATGGCATGGGCATTGAACTCGTTTTTACAGACGACGACCGGCGCACGGGTTGGGATAACAACCGAATCCCGGCAGAGTTTGCTGTGCGTGGTTTCCATACAGTAACCCTGAATGAGGTTAATCCAGACAAGACGATTAAACTCCTGACTGATATCATGCAACACACCCTAGTAGGGGAGGAGGAAGGCCGTTTCCGTTTTAAGGCGGGAAAAGGCGGGTCCGGAAATTTTGTCGATGTTTTATATTCACCAAAAGATGTTCATGCCTTGCAGGGAGCAGGTTCTGTTCACCACGTTGCCTTTTCAACGGATACGGATGAAACCCAATTGGTAATCCAACAGCAACTGGCGGAGTCAGGCTATCATGTTACACCCGTTCAGGATCGTAATTACTTCAACAGCATTTACTTCCGCGAACCTGGTGGAATCCTGTTTGAAGTGGCTACTAATCCGCCAGGCTTTGCCGTTGACGAGCCCGTTTCTGAATTAGGTACAGCTCTTAAACTGCCTCCTCAATACGAATCCCGCCGAACTAAAATTGAAGCTGAATTACCAGCAATCGAATTGAAATAA
- the pdhA gene encoding pyruvate dehydrogenase (acetyl-transferring) E1 component subunit alpha: MASVKEKSKQNGKAPAAAKTQHPKERYMYWYESMQLQRKFEEKAGQLYGQQKIRGFCHLYIGQEACSSGSYSALTKDDKWITAYRDHGIPLALGSDPKAIMAELFAKQTGSSKGKGGSMHIFDKSVNFVGGHGIVGAQIPMGAGIAFSEKYNKTGNLCITFMGDGAVRQGALHEAFNMAMLWKIPVIFVVENNGYAMGTSVARTSNVTDLYTLAEAYDMPSEPVDAMSVEAVHEAVSRAADRARAGEGPTFLEFRTYRYRGHSMSDPQKYRKKEEVEEYKMRDPIEQVKAAILEKKFATEEELAAIDQKIKATVDAAVQFAEESPYPPAEEAFKDVYMQQDYPFLME, encoded by the coding sequence ATGGCAAGCGTCAAAGAGAAATCCAAACAAAATGGTAAGGCTCCGGCAGCCGCGAAAACGCAGCATCCCAAAGAGCGGTATATGTACTGGTATGAATCCATGCAGTTGCAGCGGAAGTTCGAAGAGAAAGCCGGTCAATTGTATGGTCAACAAAAAATCCGGGGTTTCTGCCATCTTTATATAGGTCAGGAAGCTTGCTCCTCAGGTTCCTATTCTGCCCTAACCAAAGACGACAAGTGGATTACTGCTTACCGCGATCATGGCATTCCACTTGCCCTGGGTTCAGATCCTAAAGCGATCATGGCTGAATTGTTCGCGAAACAAACCGGTTCATCAAAAGGCAAAGGTGGTTCTATGCACATCTTCGATAAGTCAGTCAATTTCGTAGGTGGACATGGTATCGTTGGTGCACAGATTCCAATGGGGGCTGGCATTGCGTTCTCGGAGAAATATAACAAGACCGGAAATCTCTGTATCACGTTTATGGGCGATGGAGCCGTCCGTCAGGGTGCCCTGCACGAAGCCTTTAACATGGCAATGCTCTGGAAAATCCCTGTCATCTTCGTCGTTGAAAATAACGGCTATGCTATGGGAACCTCTGTAGCCCGTACATCTAATGTAACTGACCTGTACACTTTAGCCGAGGCCTATGACATGCCTTCTGAACCTGTTGACGCAATGAGTGTTGAAGCTGTTCACGAAGCCGTTAGTCGGGCAGCTGATCGCGCCCGTGCTGGTGAGGGTCCAACTTTTCTGGAATTCCGCACTTATCGCTATCGGGGCCACTCCATGTCTGATCCACAGAAATATCGTAAGAAGGAAGAAGTAGAAGAATACAAGATGCGCGACCCTATCGAGCAGGTAAAGGCAGCCATCCTGGAAAAAAAGTTTGCTACAGAAGAAGAATTAGCCGCCATTGACCAGAAAATAAAAGCCACTGTCGATGCAGCCGTTCAGTTTGCAGAGGAGTCTCCTTACCCACCTGCCGAGGAAGCCTTCAAAGATGTTTATATGCAACAGGATTATCCATTCCTGATGGAATAA
- a CDS encoding DNA replication/repair protein RecF, whose amino-acid sequence MHLEKLSLTNFKNYEDSRYVFGQQVNVILGPNGSGKTNLLDAIYFLALSKSAFQSQDALSIQHDADYFIIDGVFEENDRATTTGRLVQITISLQRGQRKVLMADKKPYDRLSDHIGRFPVVLMAPNDTDLVREHSEDRRHFFDGVLSQLDSDYLRNYLMYQQVLKQRNSLLKLFAERSQVDNDLLDTYDEPLLDLGQKIHDRRKQFVEEFLPDFRSHYAYLSDERERVTIVYESEVSNPNFADEFRHFRRRDTVLQRTTMGIHKDDYAFLIGEREARPDGPAPVLLKKFGSQGQQKTFVIALKLAQFDQLQAEKGIKPILLLDDIFDKLDDRRIGKLIQRMDEGAFGQLFITDARPERTRELLEKVQADVKFFEIIRD is encoded by the coding sequence ATGCACCTCGAAAAACTGAGCCTGACCAATTTTAAAAATTACGAAGATAGCCGGTATGTGTTCGGGCAGCAGGTAAACGTGATTCTTGGGCCGAATGGAAGCGGAAAAACCAATCTTTTGGATGCCATTTATTTTTTGGCTCTCAGCAAAAGCGCTTTCCAAAGTCAGGATGCTCTTAGTATTCAGCATGATGCCGACTATTTCATCATCGACGGGGTTTTTGAAGAAAATGATCGTGCTACTACAACAGGCCGTTTGGTACAGATTACAATAAGCTTACAGCGGGGCCAACGGAAGGTGCTCATGGCTGATAAAAAACCGTACGATCGACTCAGCGACCATATTGGCCGATTCCCGGTCGTTCTAATGGCGCCTAACGATACCGATCTGGTACGAGAGCATAGTGAGGATCGGCGACATTTTTTCGATGGTGTACTTTCTCAACTTGATTCTGATTATTTACGAAATTACCTGATGTACCAGCAGGTTCTAAAGCAGCGGAATAGTTTGCTCAAACTTTTTGCAGAGCGGAGCCAGGTGGATAATGACTTATTGGATACCTACGATGAGCCCCTACTCGACCTTGGTCAGAAAATCCACGATCGACGAAAGCAATTCGTCGAGGAGTTTTTGCCCGATTTTCGCAGCCACTACGCCTACTTGAGCGATGAGCGTGAACGTGTTACAATTGTGTATGAATCAGAAGTGAGCAACCCGAACTTTGCGGATGAGTTTCGGCATTTTCGTCGACGCGACACAGTATTGCAACGAACCACAATGGGTATCCATAAGGATGATTATGCATTTCTGATTGGTGAACGAGAGGCCAGGCCAGATGGCCCCGCACCCGTACTACTGAAGAAATTTGGCTCACAAGGACAGCAAAAAACATTTGTAATAGCCTTAAAGCTGGCACAGTTCGATCAATTGCAGGCCGAAAAAGGAATCAAGCCGATTCTTCTATTAGACGATATTTTTGACAAACTAGATGACCGACGTATTGGTAAGCTCATTCAGCGAATGGATGAGGGCGCATTTGGTCAACTTTTTATCACAGATGCGCGGCCAGAACGCACGCGTGAGTTGCTCGAAAAAGTACAGGCTGATGTGAAATTTTTTGAGATTATCCGTGATTAG
- a CDS encoding TetR/AcrR family transcriptional regulator, translating to MKERILAEAERLFWKYGVRSVTMEDIARQLGISKKTIYQHFTDKEQILYQVIQDKTGRNQSEMDCMAIETDNPVEEILGVLNMMRNHADQVSPNLMNDIKRYYPQAFALFRQYKEGHIMRSILENIQKGISQGIYRPDINPTILARLRVEQIELAFNHELFPSDQYSMHEVQAELMHHFVRGMLTDKGFTIYNQYVNQYNHEVK from the coding sequence ATGAAAGAACGGATTCTAGCAGAGGCTGAACGCTTGTTTTGGAAGTATGGGGTACGATCCGTAACGATGGAGGATATAGCCCGCCAGCTTGGTATTTCGAAGAAGACAATTTATCAGCATTTTACGGACAAAGAGCAGATTCTATACCAGGTAATACAGGATAAAACCGGTCGAAATCAGTCAGAAATGGACTGTATGGCAATAGAGACCGATAATCCAGTTGAAGAAATTCTAGGCGTCCTAAATATGATGCGAAATCATGCAGATCAGGTAAGTCCGAATCTGATGAACGACATAAAACGGTATTACCCTCAGGCATTTGCGCTGTTCAGACAGTATAAAGAGGGACATATTATGCGGTCAATTCTTGAAAATATCCAAAAAGGTATTTCTCAAGGTATATATCGCCCAGACATAAATCCAACCATTTTAGCCCGGTTACGGGTCGAACAAATCGAGTTAGCATTCAACCATGAACTCTTTCCATCAGACCAGTATTCGATGCACGAAGTGCAGGCTGAACTGATGCACCACTTCGTGCGGGGAATGCTGACAGACAAAGGCTTTACCATTTACAACCAGTACGTTAATCAATACAACCATGAGGTTAAGTAA
- a CDS encoding TolC family protein, giving the protein MRLSNTQKTVLIWLFTLLSSTGPILAQTKQEFSLNEAIKFAVENNINVKNSGLDALSAEGRIQELRGVALPQVSVAASVTDNLIIQRAFLPAKFFNVNAADSDPPIAVQFGVAYAGSATGTLNQLLFDASYRLGLRAADTYRQLAQKNVTASKISVAEQVAKAYYGVLVNEQQIKLLDLNIARVDTLFRNTQALNKQGFAEKIDVSRLEVQVNNLKAERQNVKNLVELSYYLLKFQMGLGINDNITLTEQIQDIDLDAVERTNMQAATEFDYNQRIEFSTLQSQIQLADLDVQSVAKQYYPRLTAFANYGYNTGRNKFSEVIGSPWFNSSVIGINLSAPIFDGFQKKYQAQQKRFTLQKAQNNSQLLKNSIDLQIRQSTITLGNSLQTLRTQKRNVELAQEVARVTKIKYQEGVGSNIEVLDAENSYRQAQTNYFASLYNFLQTKVDADKANGKLYIGN; this is encoded by the coding sequence ATGAGGTTAAGTAATACCCAAAAAACAGTACTTATCTGGCTTTTCACACTACTGAGTAGCACAGGACCGATACTGGCTCAAACCAAACAGGAATTCTCGCTAAATGAAGCGATTAAGTTTGCTGTCGAGAACAATATTAACGTGAAAAATTCGGGGCTGGATGCACTAAGTGCAGAAGGTCGGATTCAGGAATTACGGGGAGTAGCCCTACCACAAGTAAGTGTAGCCGCATCAGTTACGGATAACCTGATTATTCAACGGGCTTTTTTACCTGCTAAGTTTTTTAACGTGAACGCGGCCGACAGTGATCCTCCAATTGCTGTTCAATTTGGCGTTGCTTATGCAGGCAGTGCAACCGGTACGCTAAATCAACTTTTGTTCGATGCTTCGTATCGGCTGGGGCTACGTGCCGCTGATACCTACCGACAACTGGCTCAAAAAAATGTAACAGCCTCAAAAATTAGTGTAGCTGAGCAGGTTGCAAAGGCGTATTATGGTGTACTGGTAAATGAGCAACAGATCAAATTACTTGACCTAAATATTGCCAGGGTAGATACACTGTTTAGAAACACACAAGCGCTTAATAAGCAGGGGTTTGCCGAAAAGATCGATGTAAGTCGTCTTGAAGTGCAGGTTAATAACTTAAAGGCTGAGCGTCAGAACGTAAAAAACCTGGTTGAGCTAAGCTATTATCTGCTTAAGTTCCAGATGGGCTTGGGAATAAACGATAATATTACGCTGACAGAACAGATTCAGGACATTGACCTTGATGCCGTTGAACGAACGAATATGCAGGCAGCCACTGAGTTTGATTACAATCAACGAATTGAGTTCTCGACCTTACAATCGCAGATTCAACTGGCTGATCTGGATGTTCAGAGTGTTGCAAAACAATATTATCCGAGACTCACCGCGTTTGCCAACTATGGCTACAATACAGGTCGTAATAAATTCAGTGAAGTAATTGGTTCACCCTGGTTTAATTCGTCTGTGATAGGAATTAACCTGTCAGCTCCAATTTTCGATGGTTTTCAGAAGAAATACCAGGCGCAGCAGAAGCGGTTTACATTGCAGAAAGCGCAGAATAATAGTCAGTTGCTGAAAAATTCGATTGATCTGCAAATTCGCCAGTCAACCATTACACTTGGTAATAGCCTGCAAACCTTACGCACTCAAAAACGGAATGTTGAACTAGCACAGGAAGTTGCCCGTGTAACCAAGATCAAATATCAGGAAGGCGTTGGTTCAAACATTGAAGTTTTGGATGCCGAGAATTCATATCGGCAGGCCCAAACAAACTACTTCGCATCCTTATATAACTTCCTGCAAACCAAAGTTGATGCCGACAAAGCGAATGGAAAGCTTTATATAGGGAATTGA